Proteins encoded in a region of the Bacteroidota bacterium genome:
- a CDS encoding sodium:solute symporter: MLPPVLIISFILGYFLLLMGISWYTGKKSGNNDDFFLAGKKSPWFIVAFGMIGSSLSGVTFVSIPGWVKDSSFSYMQVVLGYMVGYFVIATILMPLYYRLNLTSIYTYLEQRFGYWTYKTGASFFLLSRTLGSALRLFLVANVLQLTVFNHYNIPFAITVLITIAFIWLYTFKGGIKTIIWTDTLQTLFMLTAVGVSIWIISSELGLGPMQMVSLVSDSEYSRIFFFDDINSKNYFWKQFLSGTFIAIVMTGLDQDMMQKNLSCKSIKDAQKNMFSFSLVLLFVNLFFMALGALLYLFATSKGIALPAKTDDLYPMLATQGYLSAIAGIFFIVGLIAAAYSSADSAMTALTTSVCIDFLDLNKNDSISAQKKTAIRRRVHILISVIMVLVILTFKAIDHPNVISTVFIVAGYTYGPLLGMYAFGLFSKYKVMDNYVPYIAIISPILCFLLSMYSERLFNGYQFGFELLILNGLFTFIGLFAIKIKPETKETLAVTKV; this comes from the coding sequence ATGTTACCACCAGTTCTTATCATTTCATTCATACTTGGTTATTTCCTATTGTTGATGGGAATTTCTTGGTATACAGGAAAAAAATCAGGTAATAATGATGACTTCTTTTTAGCAGGAAAAAAATCCCCCTGGTTTATTGTTGCATTTGGAATGATTGGGTCTTCTCTCTCTGGTGTTACCTTTGTTTCTATACCTGGCTGGGTTAAGGATAGTTCCTTTTCCTATATGCAGGTTGTATTGGGCTATATGGTGGGTTATTTTGTTATTGCCACGATACTAATGCCGCTTTATTACAGGCTTAATCTTACTTCAATTTATACTTACCTTGAACAGCGTTTTGGATATTGGACATACAAAACAGGTGCGTCATTTTTTCTTTTATCCAGAACCTTAGGTTCAGCCTTGAGGCTTTTCCTTGTAGCAAATGTGCTTCAACTTACGGTTTTCAATCATTATAATATTCCTTTTGCAATAACTGTGCTCATCACCATCGCCTTTATTTGGTTATATACCTTTAAAGGAGGAATAAAAACCATAATCTGGACTGATACTTTACAAACTCTTTTTATGTTGACTGCCGTTGGGGTTAGTATCTGGATTATTTCTTCTGAACTTGGTTTAGGGCCAATGCAAATGGTAAGCTTGGTTTCAGATAGCGAATATTCTAGAATATTTTTTTTCGATGATATAAACAGTAAAAATTATTTCTGGAAGCAGTTTTTAAGTGGGACTTTTATTGCCATTGTAATGACGGGTCTTGATCAGGATATGATGCAGAAAAACCTTTCCTGTAAAAGCATAAAAGATGCTCAGAAAAATATGTTTTCTTTTAGTCTTGTTTTGCTATTCGTTAATTTGTTTTTCATGGCCTTAGGTGCATTGTTGTATTTATTTGCAACTTCAAAGGGAATTGCTCTCCCCGCCAAGACTGATGACCTTTATCCCATGCTTGCTACTCAAGGCTATTTAAGCGCTATTGCAGGAATATTTTTTATTGTTGGCTTAATTGCCGCGGCATATTCCAGTGCCGATTCTGCAATGACCGCTTTAACAACCTCAGTATGTATTGATTTTCTTGATTTAAATAAAAACGATAGCATTTCTGCCCAAAAGAAAACAGCTATCAGAAGAAGAGTTCATATCCTCATTTCAGTTATTATGGTTCTTGTAATTTTAACATTTAAAGCTATTGACCACCCCAATGTGATTAGTACCGTTTTTATTGTTGCAGGATATACTTATGGACCTTTATTGGGAATGTATGCTTTTGGCTTATTTAGTAAATATAAGGTAATGGATAATTATGTACCCTATATAGCTATTATTTCTCCTATTTTATGCTTTCTGCTGAGTATGTATTCCGAGCGTTTGTTCAATGGTTATCAATTTGGATTTGAACTGCTTATATTAAATGGATTATTTACCTTTATAGGCTTATTTGCAATTAAAATTAAACCAGAAACAAAAGAAACCTTAGCTGTAACAAAAGTTTAA
- a CDS encoding nodulation protein NfeD has protein sequence MSRLKLSLLLSILFSFYGKLIAQDSIIKIPGEKLIYRFEIKDQIAPPVQRLTSNAITFAHEIKADIIFIEMNTYGGLVDAADSIRTRILNSKIPVYVLIQNNAASAGALIAIACDSIYMQPGSTIGAATVVDQTGQQVPDKYQSYMRKKMRSTAEIRGRNPDIAEAMVDPDIYIPGVIDSGKVITFTTTEAIKYGFCEAQISSMEDVLSRIGISEYRVIEHELTLTEQIISILINPFISGILIMLIIGGIYFELQTPGIGFPLITAITAAILYFAPLYLEGLASNFEIVLFVLGLILLGVEIFVIPGFGVAGILGVALVVAGLTLSLVHNDGFDFTFVDPQKLVRAFLMVSISAVMAVILSIYLGARLLYSSAFNKIILHSSQETSTGYSSASAYSHTLIGREGTALTMLRPSGKVEVEGETHDATALTGFIEKGAAVKVLKYESAQLVVKKI, from the coding sequence ATGAGCAGGTTAAAATTAAGCTTATTGCTTTCCATTCTGTTTTCCTTCTACGGAAAATTAATTGCTCAGGATTCTATAATTAAAATTCCGGGTGAGAAATTAATCTACCGTTTTGAAATTAAAGATCAAATTGCTCCTCCGGTTCAAAGGTTAACATCCAATGCAATAACATTTGCACATGAAATTAAGGCGGATATTATTTTCATTGAAATGAATACATATGGAGGACTTGTTGATGCAGCAGATTCCATTCGTACCAGAATTTTGAATTCAAAGATTCCTGTATATGTTTTAATTCAGAATAACGCGGCCTCTGCCGGAGCTTTAATTGCCATTGCTTGTGATAGTATATATATGCAACCGGGAAGTACTATTGGAGCAGCTACGGTTGTAGATCAAACAGGACAGCAGGTTCCTGATAAGTACCAGTCTTATATGCGGAAAAAAATGAGGAGTACAGCAGAAATAAGAGGACGAAATCCTGACATTGCCGAAGCAATGGTTGATCCAGATATCTATATTCCTGGAGTGATTGATTCTGGCAAAGTGATAACCTTTACAACCACTGAGGCTATCAAATATGGGTTTTGTGAAGCACAAATATCTTCAATGGAGGATGTTCTATCAAGGATTGGTATTTCAGAATATCGTGTAATTGAACATGAACTTACCCTAACTGAGCAAATTATAAGTATTTTAATAAATCCATTTATTAGTGGAATATTAATAATGCTAATAATAGGGGGGATATATTTTGAATTACAAACCCCGGGAATAGGATTTCCACTCATAACTGCAATTACAGCTGCTATTCTATATTTCGCTCCGCTTTACCTGGAAGGCCTTGCATCCAATTTTGAAATCGTCCTTTTCGTGCTTGGACTAATCCTTTTAGGAGTTGAAATCTTTGTAATCCCAGGTTTTGGAGTGGCAGGTATTTTAGGTGTAGCATTAGTGGTTGCAGGTTTAACCTTAAGTCTTGTACATAATGATGGATTTGACTTTACTTTTGTTGATCCCCAAAAACTTGTACGCGCTTTTTTAATGGTTTCTATTTCCGCGGTTATGGCTGTTATACTTTCTATTTATTTGGGGGCAAGGCTTCTTTATTCATCCGCCTTTAATAAAATAATCCTTCATTCATCACAGGAAACTTCAACAGGTTACAGCAGCGCTTCAGCTTATAGCCATACTTTAATTGGAAGAGAAGGAACAGCCCTTACAATGCTTCGCCCATCGGGAAAAGTTGAAGTTGAAGGTGAAACTCATGATGCAACTGCATTAACAGGATTTATTGAAAAAGGTGCTGCCGTTAAAGTATTAAAATATGAATCTGCTCAACTGGTAGTAAAAAAAATCTAA
- a CDS encoding inositol monophosphatase, with translation MNLEELCYKVCEITESVGLFIKEQGGKINEESVEEKSLNSLVTYVDKTAEMQLVKALGKLIPESGFITEEKTISKKGDVYNWIIDPLDGTTNFIHGIPCYCISIALMRNDTLILGVINELNQREKFYAWEGSKAYLNGKEIKISSTTELKNSLLATGFPYYDYNKMDQYIELLKVFMRETRGVRRLGSAATDLAYVACGRFDGFYEYGLNSWDVAAGAFIIQQAGGIIKDFKGGKNYVFGEDIMACSPGIYEEFIKKIKHHFN, from the coding sequence ATGAATTTAGAAGAATTGTGTTATAAAGTTTGTGAAATAACCGAATCTGTTGGGCTATTTATTAAGGAACAAGGAGGTAAAATAAATGAGGAGTCAGTAGAAGAAAAAAGCCTTAATAGTTTAGTAACTTATGTGGATAAAACTGCAGAAATGCAACTTGTAAAAGCACTTGGAAAATTAATTCCAGAAAGTGGCTTTATAACAGAAGAGAAAACCATTTCAAAAAAAGGGGATGTATACAATTGGATAATCGATCCTTTGGATGGTACAACTAACTTTATCCATGGTATTCCTTGTTATTGCATCAGTATAGCTCTTATGAGAAATGACACTTTAATTTTAGGTGTGATTAATGAGTTAAATCAAAGGGAAAAATTTTATGCATGGGAGGGGAGCAAGGCCTATTTAAATGGCAAGGAAATTAAAATTTCCTCAACTACTGAATTAAAAAACTCCTTACTGGCCACAGGCTTCCCCTATTACGATTACAATAAGATGGATCAATACATTGAGTTATTAAAGGTTTTTATGCGAGAAACCCGGGGGGTAAGGCGTTTAGGGTCTGCGGCAACGGATTTAGCATATGTTGCATGTGGTAGATTTGATGGATTTTACGAATATGGGTTAAATTCATGGGATGTTGCAGCCGGTGCTTTTATAATTCAACAAGCCGGAGGTATTATTAAGGATTTTAAAGGTGGAAAAAATTATGTTTTTGGAGAGGATATCATGGCATGTAGTCCAGGGATTTATGAGGAATTTATAAAAAAGATCAAACATCATTTTAATTAA
- a CDS encoding prolipoprotein diacylglyceryl transferase: MYPTISDLIRDLFGIHIPLPIQSFGFFVAIAFLLASWLLAKELKRKEEEGFLQPITKKVLKGAKATTTEMAISGIIGFVIGFKLLDIILNYSDFVLDPQFFILSFKGNIFGALIGAAAGIYLKYTEKNKEKADKPFWQTEVIHPHQHVGNITLISAFVGILGAKIFHNLENPGEFIADPIGALLSFSGLTMYGGLICGAFAIIWYARKNNLTVTRLFDAGAPGLMLAYGVGRIGCHISGDGDWGVVNNAPKPNWMSFLPDWIWAYDYPNNVIKEGIPIPDCIGSHCFVLPEPVWPTAFYEAALSIMLFGFLWSIRKKITIPGMLFSIYLVLNGFERFFIEKIRVNEVYNILGFHPTQAEIISVGLILLGIAGMFYFNKKYKDNLAK; the protein is encoded by the coding sequence ATGTACCCAACAATTTCAGATCTTATAAGGGATCTATTTGGTATTCATATACCACTTCCTATTCAGAGCTTCGGCTTTTTTGTTGCCATAGCTTTTTTGCTTGCAAGCTGGCTTCTTGCGAAAGAATTAAAAAGAAAAGAAGAGGAAGGTTTTTTACAACCAATTACAAAAAAAGTATTAAAGGGAGCAAAGGCTACAACAACTGAAATGGCTATTTCAGGAATAATCGGATTTGTAATAGGTTTTAAATTGCTGGATATTATTTTAAATTATTCTGATTTTGTTCTTGATCCCCAGTTTTTTATACTTTCTTTTAAGGGAAACATCTTCGGAGCTTTAATTGGAGCTGCAGCGGGTATTTACCTCAAATATACCGAAAAAAACAAGGAAAAAGCAGATAAACCTTTTTGGCAGACAGAAGTAATTCATCCTCACCAACATGTTGGAAACATCACCCTGATTTCTGCTTTTGTAGGGATATTAGGAGCAAAGATTTTTCACAATTTGGAAAACCCAGGAGAATTTATTGCCGATCCAATTGGGGCCTTGCTTTCCTTTAGTGGACTGACAATGTATGGAGGATTAATTTGTGGAGCGTTTGCAATTATTTGGTATGCAAGAAAAAACAATCTTACAGTTACAAGGCTATTTGATGCTGGAGCTCCGGGATTAATGCTAGCCTATGGTGTTGGGCGTATTGGATGCCATATTTCAGGAGATGGTGATTGGGGCGTGGTTAACAATGCGCCAAAACCAAATTGGATGAGTTTTTTACCTGATTGGATTTGGGCTTATGATTATCCAAACAATGTTATTAAGGAAGGAATACCTATTCCAGATTGTATTGGTTCACATTGCTTTGTTTTACCTGAACCGGTTTGGCCTACAGCCTTTTATGAAGCTGCATTAAGCATTATGTTGTTTGGTTTTCTTTGGAGCATCCGTAAAAAAATCACAATTCCGGGCATGCTATTTTCAATTTATCTTGTTCTAAATGGTTTCGAAAGATTTTTTATTGAAAAAATAAGGGTAAACGAAGTTTATAACATCCTTGGATTTCATCCCACACAGGCAGAAATTATTTCTGTTGGCTTAATTCTGTTGGGAATTGCAGGAATGTTTTATTTCAATAAAAAATACAAGGATAATTTAGCGAAATAA
- the mtaB gene encoding tRNA (N(6)-L-threonylcarbamoyladenosine(37)-C(2))-methylthiotransferase MtaB — METPKKIAFHTLGCKLNFSETSSIARIFENKGFEKVDFSSPADIYVINTCSVTVNADKECKTIVRSALKLSPDAFIVVIGCYAQLKPNEIASIEGVDLVLGASEKFRLAEYISDLSKKTKTEVYSCEIEQADFFVDAYSFGDRTRVFLKVQDGCDYTCSFCTIPLARGKSRSDSIQNAVKNANEIAGKGVKEIVLTGVNLGDFGKQGDKKNEEDFLSLIKELDNVQGIDRFRVSSIEPNLLKDEVIEFVSTSQKFVPHFHIPLQSGSDKILKAMRRRYLTKLYTERVKKIRTLMPDCCIGVDVITGFPGETEQDFLETYNYLNNLDISYLHVFTYSERDNTDALNIEQVIPLNIRKQRNKMLRILSVKKSRSFYEKFKGSKQQVLFEGENKDGFMHGFSENYIKVKHAFDASLINEIVNVNLLEIDSDGSYTSELFSGNSIRN; from the coding sequence ATGGAAACACCTAAGAAAATAGCATTTCATACATTGGGATGCAAATTGAATTTTTCAGAAACCTCAAGTATTGCCAGAATTTTTGAAAATAAGGGCTTTGAAAAGGTTGATTTTTCTTCTCCCGCTGATATTTATGTAATTAATACCTGCTCTGTAACAGTAAATGCTGACAAGGAGTGTAAAACAATTGTAAGGTCAGCCCTTAAACTTTCTCCTGATGCTTTTATAGTTGTAATTGGTTGTTATGCCCAACTTAAACCAAATGAAATTGCTTCCATTGAGGGAGTGGATTTAGTTTTGGGTGCTTCAGAAAAATTTCGTCTTGCAGAATATATTAGCGATTTATCCAAAAAAACCAAAACAGAGGTTTATTCCTGTGAAATTGAGCAAGCTGATTTTTTTGTGGATGCTTATTCCTTTGGGGATAGAACAAGAGTGTTTTTAAAAGTTCAGGATGGATGCGATTATACTTGTTCTTTTTGTACAATTCCTCTTGCCCGGGGGAAAAGCAGAAGTGATAGCATTCAAAATGCAGTAAAAAATGCCAATGAAATTGCCGGTAAAGGCGTAAAGGAAATTGTGCTTACAGGGGTTAACCTTGGAGATTTCGGCAAGCAAGGAGATAAAAAGAATGAGGAAGATTTTCTTTCTTTGATTAAAGAACTTGATAATGTTCAGGGCATTGATAGATTCAGGGTTTCTTCCATAGAACCAAACCTGCTTAAGGATGAAGTAATTGAATTTGTTTCCACATCACAAAAATTTGTACCCCATTTTCATATTCCTTTACAATCAGGATCAGACAAGATTCTTAAAGCAATGCGCAGGAGGTACTTAACAAAACTTTATACCGAAAGGGTGAAAAAAATCAGAACTTTAATGCCTGATTGCTGCATTGGAGTGGATGTTATTACCGGTTTCCCAGGGGAGACAGAACAGGATTTTCTTGAAACCTACAATTATTTGAACAATTTAGACATTTCATACCTTCATGTTTTCACCTATTCTGAAAGAGACAACACTGATGCTTTAAATATTGAACAGGTTATTCCGTTAAATATAAGAAAGCAAAGGAATAAAATGCTTAGAATACTTTCTGTAAAGAAAAGCAGGAGTTTTTACGAAAAATTCAAGGGAAGTAAACAGCAGGTTTTGTTTGAAGGGGAGAACAAAGATGGATTTATGCATGGATTTTCAGAAAATTACATTAAAGTCAAACATGCCTTTGATGCCTCTCTTATCAATGAAATAGTAAATGTAAACTTGTTGGAAATTGACTCTGATGGATCATACACCTCAGAATTATTTTCAGGAAATAGTATCAGAAATTAA
- a CDS encoding ABC transporter substrate-binding protein, giving the protein MNKLLILTLVLLTVISCKQASVQEGETDGRVVFKYNESAGITSLDPAFARSFENIAVVNQLFNGLLQMNDKLEIQPAIAKNWDISKDGLIYTFHLRNNVFFHDHHVFEGGIGRKVTAFDFVHSFFRIIDSKVASPGAWIFNEVDFSETSDYKGFIAENDSTLSIYLKRPFPPFLGILTMQYCSVVPYEIVGHYGDDFRNNPVGTGPFMFKAWKEAVKLVLVKNPTYFEMDGPNRLPYLDAISVSFIKERQTEFMGFINGDFDLLSGIDGLHKNELITPSGELESKYSEKFIMKNEPFLKTDYMGFYIDSNSPLVKDHPLNKKEVRQAINYGINRSEMVKYLRNGIGTPANAGIIPAGMPSYNPEEVKGYSFDQEKARDLLAKAGYPEGKNLPEIVLSTTSIYQDMAEFVQNQLATLGIKIKIDILPTAIHTEQVARSSLNFFRKSWVADYPDGENFLTLFYSKNFSPLGPNYTHFKNSDFDRLYELAKSETDDQKRFKLYREMENLVIEEAPVLLLFYDRAVRFYPKTISGLEVNPMNLLTLKRVKKTH; this is encoded by the coding sequence ATGAACAAATTATTGATTTTAACCTTGGTTCTTTTAACTGTAATTAGCTGTAAACAAGCTTCAGTTCAAGAAGGTGAAACAGATGGAAGAGTTGTTTTCAAATACAATGAATCTGCAGGAATAACCTCTCTTGATCCTGCTTTTGCAAGAAGTTTTGAAAATATTGCAGTCGTTAATCAACTTTTCAATGGCCTGTTGCAGATGAATGATAAGTTGGAAATACAACCTGCAATAGCAAAAAATTGGGATATCTCAAAAGATGGTTTGATTTATACTTTTCATTTAAGAAACAATGTTTTTTTCCATGATCATCACGTATTTGAAGGTGGAATTGGTAGAAAAGTTACTGCTTTTGATTTTGTTCATAGTTTTTTTCGGATAATTGATTCTAAAGTGGCCTCACCAGGTGCCTGGATTTTTAACGAAGTCGATTTTTCTGAAACAAGTGATTACAAGGGCTTTATAGCTGAAAATGACAGTACGCTTTCTATATACCTAAAAAGACCTTTCCCCCCTTTCCTGGGAATTCTTACCATGCAATATTGCTCAGTTGTGCCTTATGAAATTGTTGGCCATTATGGAGATGATTTTAGAAACAACCCTGTTGGAACAGGACCTTTTATGTTCAAAGCATGGAAAGAAGCAGTTAAGCTCGTTTTGGTAAAAAACCCTACTTATTTTGAAATGGATGGCCCAAACAGACTTCCTTATCTTGATGCAATTTCAGTTTCGTTTATTAAAGAAAGACAAACTGAGTTTATGGGATTTATCAATGGGGATTTTGATTTATTATCTGGAATTGACGGTTTACATAAAAATGAACTCATTACACCTTCAGGTGAACTGGAATCAAAATACAGTGAGAAATTCATAATGAAAAACGAACCATTTTTAAAAACTGATTACATGGGTTTTTATATTGATAGCAATTCTCCTTTAGTGAAAGATCACCCATTAAATAAAAAAGAGGTTCGTCAAGCTATTAATTATGGCATAAACAGAAGTGAAATGGTAAAATATTTGCGTAATGGCATTGGAACACCAGCAAATGCAGGTATTATTCCGGCAGGTATGCCATCTTATAATCCTGAAGAAGTAAAGGGATATTCTTTTGATCAGGAAAAAGCCAGGGATTTATTAGCAAAAGCAGGATATCCTGAAGGTAAAAATTTACCTGAAATTGTTTTAAGTACTACTTCTATTTACCAGGATATGGCTGAATTTGTACAAAATCAGTTAGCAACTTTAGGAATTAAAATCAAAATTGATATTTTACCCACAGCAATTCATACTGAACAGGTGGCTCGATCGAGTTTAAATTTCTTTAGAAAATCATGGGTTGCTGATTATCCTGATGGTGAGAATTTTTTAACATTATTTTACAGCAAGAATTTTTCTCCCCTAGGTCCAAATTATACACATTTTAAAAATTCCGATTTTGACAGATTATATGAATTAGCAAAATCAGAAACGGATGATCAAAAGAGATTTAAGCTTTACAGGGAGATGGAGAACCTGGTTATTGAAGAAGCTCCCGTATTATTATTGTTCTATGACAGGGCAGTAAGATTTTATCCAAAAACCATTTCTGGGTTAGAAGTAAATCCAATGAATTTATTAACCTTAAAGAGAGTTAAGAAAACCCATTAA
- a CDS encoding DUF892 family protein has translation MTNTNNNGNDSLNYNNNTVKELFINELEKALSMETMHVKILSKLTQAASNSELREMFDDHFDITEVHVNRIEEIFRLLDRKVQTQTNEPMEMLCKEAEQAIEEDKEDFMKDSILLNIAQKMEHLEISFYKGLFQFLENIPNKDVRELLQVTMEEEEHIERIFNGISESTLAHV, from the coding sequence ATGACAAATACAAACAACAACGGAAATGATTCTTTAAATTACAACAATAATACTGTTAAGGAATTATTCATTAATGAATTAGAAAAAGCTTTAAGCATGGAAACCATGCATGTAAAGATACTTTCAAAATTAACTCAAGCTGCATCTAACAGTGAACTTCGTGAAATGTTTGATGATCATTTTGATATTACAGAAGTACATGTGAACAGAATAGAAGAAATATTCAGATTACTCGACAGAAAAGTTCAGACGCAAACCAATGAACCAATGGAAATGCTTTGTAAAGAAGCTGAACAAGCCATAGAGGAAGATAAGGAGGATTTTATGAAGGATTCCATTTTATTGAACATTGCCCAAAAGATGGAACATCTGGAAATTTCCTTTTATAAGGGCCTTTTCCAATTTTTAGAAAACATTCCAAATAAAGACGTTAGAGAACTTCTTCAGGTAACAATGGAGGAGGAGGAACACATTGAAAGGATATTCAATGGGATTTCTGAATCAACACTTGCCCATGTTTAA
- a CDS encoding SDR family oxidoreductase gives MSKKGEKKKVRPAQEQKKQPGLENKMMPKPVVEDSRYVGSNKLKNKIAVITGGDSGIGSAVAIAFAKEGADVAIIYLEEHDDARQTQLRVEQVNRKCFLIPGNIEDEDFCKNAIKKIIHNFEKIDVLVNNAAVQFPQDDFLNITAKQIEQTFRTNIFSFFYLTQAALPFMGNGTAIINTTSVTAYRGSKHLIDYASTKGAIVSFTRSLAQNLAEKGIRVNGVAPGPVWTPLIPSSFDKKQVAQFGSDVPLKRAAQPFEIAPSFVFLASDDSSYYTGQILHPNGGEIING, from the coding sequence ATGAGTAAAAAGGGAGAGAAAAAAAAAGTTAGGCCAGCTCAGGAACAGAAAAAACAACCTGGATTAGAAAATAAAATGATGCCTAAACCAGTGGTTGAGGATAGTCGTTATGTTGGTAGTAATAAACTCAAAAATAAAATTGCCGTTATAACTGGGGGAGATAGCGGAATTGGAAGTGCTGTTGCAATTGCTTTTGCCAAGGAAGGGGCTGATGTAGCAATTATCTATCTGGAAGAACATGATGATGCAAGGCAAACACAATTAAGAGTTGAGCAAGTAAACCGCAAATGTTTTTTAATTCCGGGAAATATTGAAGATGAGGATTTTTGTAAAAATGCAATAAAAAAAATTATACATAATTTTGAAAAAATTGATGTTTTGGTAAATAATGCTGCAGTACAATTTCCCCAGGATGATTTTTTGAATATTACAGCAAAACAAATTGAACAAACATTCAGAACAAATATATTTTCCTTTTTTTATTTAACTCAGGCAGCATTACCATTTATGGGAAATGGAACGGCAATAATAAATACTACCTCTGTAACAGCTTACAGGGGTAGTAAGCATTTAATCGATTATGCTTCAACAAAAGGTGCCATAGTTTCATTTACCCGTTCACTTGCTCAAAATCTGGCCGAAAAAGGCATAAGGGTAAATGGAGTTGCCCCAGGACCAGTATGGACTCCCTTAATTCCTTCCTCTTTTGATAAAAAACAAGTTGCCCAATTCGGCTCAGATGTACCTTTAAAAAGGGCCGCACAACCCTTTGAAATTGCCCCAAGTTTTGTTTTCCTTGCAAGTGATGATTCTTCCTATTACACAGGACAAATACTTCACCCCAATGGCGGGGAGATAATAAATGGTTAA
- a CDS encoding response regulator — protein MLVDDDADSNFVNSWIVRKEFAEEVIVKQSSESALEYLKTKSRNKSELPDVIFLDIRMPIMDGFDFLDEYNKLPDVVKSKCKIIMLSSSFDKNDYHKAIGNQFVYRYLNKPLTVEALADI, from the coding sequence TTGCTGGTTGATGATGATGCCGACAGTAATTTTGTCAACAGCTGGATAGTGCGCAAAGAGTTTGCTGAAGAAGTAATTGTTAAACAATCTTCGGAGAGTGCCCTGGAATACTTAAAAACAAAAAGCAGGAATAAGTCTGAACTTCCTGATGTGATTTTTTTGGATATCAGAATGCCAATTATGGATGGGTTCGACTTTCTGGATGAATACAACAAATTACCCGATGTAGTTAAAAGCAAGTGTAAAATAATTATGCTATCTTCTAGCTTTGACAAAAATGATTATCATAAAGCAATTGGGAATCAATTTGTATACAGGTATTTAAACAAACCTCTCACTGTTGAGGCTCTGGCAGATATCTAA